From Procambarus clarkii isolate CNS0578487 chromosome 14, FALCON_Pclarkii_2.0, whole genome shotgun sequence:
tggcagcacaccacagtagtgatggtacagtgaactagagtggcagcacaacaccacattagtgatggtacagtgaactagcgtggcagcacaacaccacagtagtgatggtacagtgaactagagtggcagcacaacaccacagtagtgatggtacagtgaactagagtagcagcacaacaccacagaagtgatggtgatggtacagtgaactagagtggcagcacaacaccacagtagtgatggtacagtgaactagagtggcagcacaacaccacattagtgatggtacagtgaactagcgtggcagcacaacaccacagtagtgatggtacagtgaactagagtggcagcacaacaccacagtagtgatggtggtggtacagtgaactagagtggcagcacaacaccacagtagtgatggtacagtgaactagagtggcagcacaacaccacagtccaccacagtcacctccgtaatgtcactgtggttgactgctgccctcaccacatcaaggccgctcaccacatcaccgaagacataTGGCCACTGGGGACCAGCCTGGTGGACCCTGGTGGCGATGGCGAACAGGGCACTCGTGGGACCCCCCGGCGGCCAGCACCAGGCCGCCACCACAGACCCGGACCACACAGCTCCTGCCTGGCGTGACTgccggtactgcccctggaggtcaggcaacagtggggctcctcccttaccatcattactctcgtagtctccgcccaccACATACTCCCCCGGGTGACCCTTGTTCTCCACCtccaacagtttagtgttgcggaaggtgtggccccgctggcccgtacacaacaacacaaactgtctggccagcggagtgtcaggggtcagctggatggtgacccgccctcttgttgaccccgcccacccgaggtcaaggaacgccagggtgcaggaggggtccagcacgcccacaacatCACTCTCCTGCACAACATGATATAAATCATGCTGgtaactgtataacaaaatgttatcatattagttatcacaactcagtaagtcagtaatgtcagtaagcCTAGTGGGcgtaataaagtaacctggatggtgtgggcgtgggcgggcgtgggctgacgcaggagtgggtggaggtacagctgtccgtcttgtagagttatcctggaggagcggcggccatcttggtcttcctggacggccaccacccggccagcctccaccagcctcttgacggccaccacccggccagcctccagcaggctcttgacggccaccacccggccagcctccaccagcctcttgacgggctccctcatcctgcggaggtcctcaacctgtggacagtgtcaacccCTTTATcagctgtggacagtgtcagccctattatgacatgtagacagtgtcagccccattatcacctgtggtgagtgtcagccccattatcacctgtggtcagtgtcagccccattatcccctgtggacagtgtcagttctattatcacctgtggacagtgtcagccccattatcacctgtggacagtgtcagccccagtatcacctgtggaaagtgtcagcaccattatcacctgtggacagtgtcagcaccattatcacctgtggtcaatggcagacccattatcacctgtagacagtgtcagccccattatcacctgtggtaagtgtcagccccattatcacctgtggtgagtgtcaactccattatcacctgtggtcagtgtcagtcccagTATCACATGTGAACAGTGTCCGCCCCATTATaacctgtagacagtgtcagccccattatcacctgtagacagtgtcagccccattatcatctgtggtcagtgtcagccccattatcccctgtgaacagtgtcagccccattatcacctgtagacagtgtcagccccattatcacctgtggtaagtgtcagccccattatcacctgtggtgagtgtcaactccattatcacctgtggtcagtgtcagtcccattatcacctgtggtgagtgtcagccccattatcacctgtggtcagtgtcagccccattatcacctgtggtgagtgtcagccccattatcacctgtggtcagtgtcagccccattatcccctgtggacagtgtcagttctattatcacctgtggacagtgtcagccccattatcacctgtggtcagtgtcagccccattatcacctgtggtcagtgtcagccccattatcacctgtggacagtgtcagccacattatcacctgtggacagtgtcagccccattatcacctgtggacagtttaAGCCCGATtatgacctgtggacagtgtcagccccattatcaccaatggacagtgtcagccccattatcacctgtggacagtgtcagccccattatcacctgtggtcagtgacagccccattatcacatgtggagagtcaggcccattatcacctgttgtcagtgtcagccccattatcacctgtggacagtgtcagccccagtatcacctgtggaaagtgtcagcaccattatcacatgtggacagtgtcagcaccattatcacacgtggtcaatgtcagccccattatcacctgtggaaagtgtcagcaccattatcacatgtagacagtgttagcaccattatcacctgtagacagtgtcagccccattatcacctgtagacagtgtcagccccattatcccctgtggacagtgtcagttccattatcccctgtggacagtgtcagttccattatcacctgtggacagtgtcagccctattatcacctgtagacagtgtcagccccattatcccctgtggacagtgtcagttccattatcacctgtggtcagtgtcaactccattatcacctgtggtcagtgtcagcaccattatcacctgtggtcagtgtcagcccaatTATCACTTGTGgatagtgtcagccccattaaacCTGTGGTtagtgacagccccattatcacctgtggacagtgccaGCTTAATTATCACCTGTGCACACTGTCAGcagcattatcacctgtggacagtgtcagtcccattatctccTGAGgttagtgtcagcaccattatcacctgtggacagtgtcagccccattatcacatgtgaacagtgtcagccccattataacatgtggacagtgtcagccccattatcacctgcggtcagtgtcaggcccattatcacctgtggatagtgtcagccccattatcacctgtggtcagtgtcagccccattatcacctgtggacagtgtcagccccattatcacctgtggtcagtgtcagccccattatcacctgtggtcagtgtcagaacCATactacctgtggacagtgtcagccccattatcacctgtgatcattgtcagccctattatcacctgtggtcagtgtcagatcaatattacctgtggacagtgtcagccccattatcacctgtggacagtgtcagccctattatgACATGTAGACagtatcagccccattatcacctgtggtcagtgtcagccccattatcacctgtggacagtgtcagccccagtatcacctgtggaaagtgtcagcaccattatcacctgtggacagtgtcagcaccattatcacctgtggtcaatggcagccccattatcacctgtagacagtgtcagccccattatcacctgtggacagtgtcagccccattatcacctgtggtcagtgtcaaccccattatcccctgtgaacagtgtcagccccattatcacctgtagacagtgtcagccccattatcacctgtagacagtgtcagccccattatcacctgtggtcagtgtcaaccccattatcccctgtgaacagtgtcagccctattatcacctgtagacagtgtcagccccattatcacctgtggtgagtgtcagccccattatcacctgtggtgagtgtcaactccattatcacctgtggtcagtgtcagccccattatcacctgtggtgagtgtcacccccattatcacctgtggtgtcagccccattatcacctgtggtcagtgtcagccccattatcccctgtggacagtgtcagttccattatcacctgtggtgagtgtcaactccattatcacctgtggtcagtgtcagccccattatcacctgtggtgagtgtcaactccattatcacctgtggtcagtgtcagccccattatcacctgtggtcagtgtcagccccattatcacctgtggtcagtgtcagccccattatcacttgtggtgagtgtcagccccattatcacctgtggtcagtgtcagccccattatcccctgtggacagtgtcagttctattatcacctgtggacagtgtcagccccattgtcacctgtggtcagtgtcagccccattatcacctgtggtcagtgtcagccccattatcacctgtggacagtgtcagccacattatcacctgtggacagtgtcagccccattatcacctgtggacagtttaAGCCCGATtatgacctgtggacagtgtcagccccattatctcctatggacagtgtcagccccattatcacctgtggacagtgtcagccccattatcacctgtggacagtgtcagccccattatcatctgtggtcagtgacagccccattatcacatgtggagagtcaggcccattatcacctgtggacagtgtcagccccagtatcacctgtggaaagtgtcagcaccattatcacatgtggtcagtgtcagcaccattatcacacgTGGTCAatgtcaaccccattatcacctgtaaacagtgtcagcccaattatcacctgtggtcagtgtcagccccattatcccctgtggacagtgtcagttccattatcacctgtggacagtgtcagttccattatcacctgtggacagtgtcagttccattatcacctgtggtcagtgtcagccccattatcacctgtggacagtgtcagcaccattatcacctgtggacaatgTAACACCGCTCTAattgtaacaccaccctaaaatgtaccactataatggaacactaaactatcctgagtaacacttccccattggttgcCCTTGGTAACACatatgggctgacatatgatggttacaccggaaccaaaggtacactgccaataaggaaatgctaacacaaggattaaatacgctgccaccatctgcctttgaccattgaaactatatcaagcaacgaggcaagaaacattgcttgactaggagagtactttctataactgtcattaattatgaaaacggttgtcagccactatatccaaaaggctaagaggattcaacaattgacacagacgggaaatttaacgagtttattgagaccaaaattatgtcaatcaccacttataaatgctactctaacactggcaaaaagttaagaaatttggacatggaacaaaacctcagagatcacacacattaccttaagctatctctctcccgggctgagatgttcttcacagccccgctttcgatcccggtgtaccgcactctgcctctcctatgttcctacaggccctctatatacaaccccccacaggggggagggggagatctgctgttgctacccaccaaaagtgtacaaacactaaagaaatatttcaaaaagcttgtttgacattcaccctacactcttcaagagaggagttattaattacgtgtgtgactgacctctgacctggccaaaagggggagatccagggatgtttacacataagaatctggagtctaatttccttgcatgaaatattacatacttgaaactatgctgactaagactaacccaggaatttttaatcaatatacaagataaaccggaggtcatctgggctgacctcttggagaaggcttccctgggtgtgaactctaagggggggggggggagatcatgGGTGTTACAacaatgtcagccccattatcacatgtgcacaatgtcagcaccattatcatctgtggagagtgtcagccccattatcacctgtggacagtgtcagcaccattatcacctgtggacaatgtcagccctattatcatctgtggacagtgtcagctcaattatcacctgtggacagtgtcagccccattatcacctgtggacagtgtcagcaccattatcacctgtggacagtgtcagcaccattatcacctgtggacaatgtcagccccattatcatctgtggacagtgtcagctcaattgtcacctgtggacagtgtcagtcccattatcacctgtggacagtgtcagccccattatcacctgtggtgagtgtcaactccactatcacctgtggtcagtgtcagccccattatcacctgtggacagtgtcagccccattatcacctgtggacagtgtcagctccattataacatgtgtaaattgtcagccccattataaacCAGTGGTCTgtctcagtcccattatcacctgtggacagtgtcagtcccattatcacctgtggtcagtgtcagctccattatcacctgtggtcagtgtcagccccattatcacctgtggacagtgtcagccccattatcacctgtggacagtgtcagctccattatcacctgtggacagtgtcagcaccattatcacctgtgg
This genomic window contains:
- the LOC138364632 gene encoding uncharacterized protein isoform X1; its protein translation is MMVQETIREALEMTTTETGATADPVHLGDSDSSIMTKVQEITGEISQKEITVEDLRRMREPVKRLVEAGRVVAVKSLLEAGRVVAVKRLVEAGRVVAVQEDQDGRRSSRITLQDGQLYLHPLLRQPTPAHAHTIQESDVVGVLDPSCTLAFLDLGWAGSTRGRVTIQLTPDTPLARQFVLLCTGQRGHTFRNTKLLEVENKGHPGEYVVGGDYESNDGKGGAPLLPDLQGQYRQSRQAGAVWSGSVVAAWCWPPGGPTSALFAIATRVHQAGPQWPYVFGDVVSGLDVVRAAVNHSDITEVTVVDCGVVLPL